GCGGCTGTCATTAAGGGAATGGTTCCTAAACCAAAAAACACCATATAAAGACTGCCATTCCAGGCTCCTCCAGCCGCAACACTACCAAACACCGCCATATAAACCAAACCACAGGGTAGCAACCCGTTTAAGAATCCGATCGTAAAAAAACTGTCAACCGATTTTCTTTTAAGCTCTGCGCCTAGTGCAGATTTTATTTTTCCCACCCATGTATACATAAATCGAGTACCGTTATAGCGGTTAAACGTTCGTACGGGAATTAGAATTACAACAATCATTACTACACCAATAGCAATAGATATATACTGTTGGGCTCCAAACATATCTAGTTTTCTTCCTAAAAATCCAAACAATAGCCCAATGATACCATAGGTTACCAATCGGCCAAGGTGATAACTTACTATTTGCAATACTCTTTTAATAGGGTTTTTTCTATCTACGGGTAGTAAAAATGCAATAGGACCACACATGCCTACGCAGTGAAAACTGCCTAATAAACCAAATATGAGCGCCGTTAACCACATTGTTAATAGGTTATTTCTTTTTTATATCGAAAGCTTTTGCCTTCATATTCCCAATCTATAGTAATGTTCCACCGACCGGCTACCAGACGATCGTCAG
This Rasiella rasia DNA region includes the following protein-coding sequences:
- a CDS encoding sulfite exporter TauE/SafE family protein; this translates as MWLTALIFGLLGSFHCVGMCGPIAFLLPVDRKNPIKRVLQIVSYHLGRLVTYGIIGLLFGFLGRKLDMFGAQQYISIAIGVVMIVVILIPVRTFNRYNGTRFMYTWVGKIKSALGAELKRKSVDSFFTIGFLNGLLPCGLVYMAVFGSVAAGGAWNGSLYMVFFGLGTIPLMTAATYLGNFLNVTLKQRIVKAIPVFVVAIGVLFVLRGLGLGIPYVSPASGVAIEKISSNYSCH